A section of the Gammaproteobacteria bacterium genome encodes:
- a CDS encoding universal stress protein, translated as DCRAALTVAEVLTDATSVVDQGVSCPDELDEEMTESRRRRLEERVARLREDGDLEVRTKVLVGKPHEEVVREVVANGRDLVLKTAQDGHALKARIFGDDDTRLLKICPCPVLLLRSIPPKPYRHRLVCAGVYQDEHPGSHRDDRYAVNRRILEHASWVATAQFAELHIVHAWEAYGEQHMRSGRSPLHFEADDYVQSEQDRNRKALDRCLAELNESTASDALPPFKPVCHLVKGSHRDEIVRLAASMKADLVVVGGLAHSGITGFIADSTAESIARYLNCSVLVVKPPDFVTPVIVEDP; from the coding sequence GGATTGTCGGGCAGCCCTGACGGTGGCGGAAGTGCTCACCGATGCCACCTCCGTTGTCGACCAAGGTGTGTCTTGCCCTGACGAACTGGACGAGGAGATGACCGAGAGTCGTCGCAGACGGCTCGAAGAACGGGTTGCACGGTTGCGCGAGGATGGGGATCTCGAGGTTCGAACCAAGGTGCTCGTCGGAAAACCCCATGAGGAAGTCGTCCGGGAAGTCGTCGCGAATGGCCGGGACCTGGTCCTGAAGACCGCGCAGGACGGACACGCCTTGAAAGCGCGCATTTTCGGCGACGACGACACGCGTCTGTTGAAGATCTGTCCCTGCCCCGTGCTGCTCCTCCGGTCGATTCCGCCGAAGCCCTACCGTCATCGTCTCGTTTGCGCTGGCGTTTACCAGGACGAACACCCGGGTAGTCATCGGGACGACCGGTATGCCGTCAACCGCAGGATTCTCGAGCATGCGAGTTGGGTGGCGACCGCCCAGTTCGCCGAGCTGCATATCGTTCACGCCTGGGAAGCCTACGGTGAGCAGCACATGCGCAGCGGACGTTCACCTTTACATTTTGAGGCAGACGACTACGTTCAAAGCGAGCAGGACAGGAACAGGAAGGCGCTGGATCGGTGCCTTGCCGAATTGAACGAATCGACAGCGAGCGATGCGCTGCCCCCGTTCAAGCCTGTGTGTCACCTGGTAAAGGGGAGCCATCGGGATGAAATCGTCCGGCTCGCCGCCAGCATGAAAGCGGATCTGGTCGTCGTCGGTGGTCTGGCGCACTCGGGAATCACCGGTTTCATCGCCGACAGTACCGCCGAGTCCATCGCCAGATACCTGAATTGCTCCGTGCTCGTCGTAAAACCACCGGATTTCGTCACGCCGGTCATCGTGGAAGACCCGTAG